The DNA segment AAGTGAACGAGTGCGTGAAGATCGACGATCTCGAGCAGTTAGCCCTGTGCTACGAAGTGATTTTGGAACAATTACTGTGTTAAACGCCACCCCACGCTTAGCCAACACCGCCCAGCTTTATGGGATAGTGAGTGGAATAGAAAGTGGAATAGAGAGCGGTATAGAAAGTGGTGTCACAAGCGGTTTAGACACGGGCTTACAGACCGACTTATCCGCTGCTGCAACCCAAAAGTCAGCGGATAAGCTGAAGCTAGTCGAACTGCTGAGTCCCTATCACCCGAGCGAAACACGCTTCATGCTGGAGGCTCAAACTGCCCTCGCCTTTAAGGCGATGGCGGACAGCGCCGCCAAAGATGGGATAGCCCTCGCGATTTGCTCGGCCTATCGGCCTTTTGACCGGCAACTCGCCATTTGGAACGCCAAGGCCAGCGGTAAACGTGCAGTGCTGGATATCAACGAGCAGCCCGTGGATATCAGTCCACTGAGCGATGATGCATTAGTCGATTTGATTTTGCTCTGGTCGGCACTGCCCGGCGCGTCACGTCATCACTGGGGCACAGATATCGATGTGTTTGATGCCAAGCAAATCGAGGTAAAATCCCTGCGGTTAGTGGAAGCCGAATACACTGATGGCGGCCCCTGCGCCCACTTGCACCAGTGGCTACTCCAGCACGCCAAGGATTTTGGGTTTTATTTTCCTTTTCAGCGCGGTAAAAGCGCCGTCAGCGCCGAGCCTTGGCATATCAGCTATTTCCCCGTGTCTCAAACCCTGTTACCCCAATTTGAGGTGCAGGCCTTAGCGCAGGTTATCCAGCACAGCGATATGTTGCTTAAAGACGCGGTGCTCGCCCGCTTACCCGTGCTTGTCGCGGAATATGTACATCGAATAGCGAAGCCTTAAGGTGTCGCCATTCGCACAACTTGATGGCGCCTTACACTCGGCGCTTATCTTTAAAAGTAGGTTTTATGGATTTTTCTTCA comes from the Shewanella seohaensis genome and includes:
- a CDS encoding M15 family metallopeptidase; this translates as MLNATPRLANTAQLYGIVSGIESGIESGIESGVTSGLDTGLQTDLSAAATQKSADKLKLVELLSPYHPSETRFMLEAQTALAFKAMADSAAKDGIALAICSAYRPFDRQLAIWNAKASGKRAVLDINEQPVDISPLSDDALVDLILLWSALPGASRHHWGTDIDVFDAKQIEVKSLRLVEAEYTDGGPCAHLHQWLLQHAKDFGFYFPFQRGKSAVSAEPWHISYFPVSQTLLPQFEVQALAQVIQHSDMLLKDAVLARLPVLVAEYVHRIAKP